One region of Gossypium raimondii isolate GPD5lz chromosome 6, ASM2569854v1, whole genome shotgun sequence genomic DNA includes:
- the LOC105774734 gene encoding L10-interacting MYB domain-containing protein — protein MSTLAIEVSDEKVKAMWDKRLIDIFCDICIKEILKGNRPGTHFTKDGWLKIITNFEKETGKGFSQRQLKNRWDALKKEWKAWKKLKGEDTGLGWNPIKRTVDASDEWWESRLQVVPEAKKFKTSGIDPEFEGKLDQMFMGIVATGDKAWAPSSGTLHSDFFEDVNNEIPEESEEENMRNDVHISNDVQIDGNGQKRKNPKTSTSHFKTGRKKSSKQIGGAARLSSQIEKLCNAADNMSQVTSSLTPVMDPYGIPQAVKMLDSMSEEVPEASPLYFFALRLLLNKDKRIMFLSINPKIRALWLKMEMEDS, from the exons ATGAGTACTTTGGCGATTGAAGTTAGTGATGAAAAAGTGAAAGCAATGTGGGATAAGAGATTGATAGACATATTTTGtgatatttgtattaaagaGATATTAAAAGGCAATAGGCCTGGTACTCATTTCACAAAAGATGGATGGTTGAAAATAATAACCAACTTTGAGAAAGAAACGGGCAAGGGTTTTTCACAAAGACAACTTAAAAATAGGTGGGATGCCctaaaaaaagaatggaaagcTTGGAAGAAACTTAAAGGCGAAGATACTGGTTTAGGGTGGAATCCTATAAAAAGAACCGTTGATGCATCTGATGAATGGTGGGAGAGTAGGCTCCAG gtTGTGCCTGaagctaaaaaatttaaaacatcgGGCATTGATCCTGAATTCGAAGGGAAGTTGGATCAAATGTTCATGGGGATAGTTGCAACAGGTGATAAAGCATGGGCACCTTCTTCTGGTACACTCCATAGTGATTTTTTTGAGGATGTTAACAACGAAATACCTGAAGAgagtgaagaagaaaatatgagaaatgatgttcacatttcaaatgatgttcaaattgatggaaacggtcaaaaaagaaaaaatcctaAGACGTCAACTTCACATTTTAAAACTGGAAGAAAGAAATCCTCAAAGCAAATTGGAGGGGCTGCAAGATTGTCCagtcaaatagaaaaactatgCAATGCAGCTGACAATATGAGTCAAGTCACATCTAGTTTGACTCCTGTTATGGATCCATATGGTATTCCACAAGCAGTCAAAATGCTTGACAGCATGTCGGAAGAAGTTCCAGAAGCTAGTCCGCTATACTTTTTTGCACTTAGATTATTGCTCAATAAGGACAAAcgaattatgtttttatcaattaatcccAAGATTAGAGCTTTGTGGCTTAAGATGGAAATGGAggatagttga